The Micromonas commoda chromosome 6, complete sequence genome includes the window GGCGTACCTCCCCCCGTCGTGCACCAGCTGAACCATCTGGGTGTCCGGCGGCAGGCTCATGGCGGCGCAAACCGCGGCTCTGTCGATCCAGTGccacgcgccggcggctggGTCGTTGGCCGGGgtgaacgcgccgggcgtcTCGCTCCTTCGAACCACGCCGGAGGTCTTGAGGCACGTCCCGCCCTTGGGCTCCACCCAGTGCTCGGGGGCCCAACCCCGGTTGACGATGATCGTCCGCCCCTTCCCGCGCCTGGGTTTGCACGCGGTGAGGACGACGGATCCCGGGACTGGCGTGCCGTGAACGCTCCTCACCCGGGGGCGGATCTTGATCGTCCGCCCcgtctcgagctcgccctccACCAGCACCCTGGCGTACTCGTCGGGTTCGACCCCGGCGTCCAccatggcggcgatgtcTCGCATGGTGAGGTCCGGGGCGGAtagcgccgcctcgcgagcgtcCAGCTCGCCCCGCTTCCACTCGTACCGATCCAACTGCCACTTGCACAGGAACGCGCACACCGCGCTGGGGctgacgaggagcgcgtaACCGAGCAGCgagcgagcgccggcgccgggggaggcgcccgcgttcgcgccggcggcggatgcggcgaagccggcggcggaggtggtcATCCCGgcagcgcccccgcggagggcggagctcgccgcgtcctgaGCATGCTGGGTGCCCAACCGCGTCCAGGGCTGCTGGCCCCTGGGCGCGTATCCGTGcagtggcgcgcgcggagcggcggcCGAGCGGCTCGCGAGGCGTAGCAGCAGCGCGGACCTGGACATTTGCGACATCGTCGTGCGTTTCGACGCGCGTCAGAGTGAGATCCCGGAGCGCAGGCGAGCTTCGGTTTTCCTGCAACGTCAAGTCCACCTGTCAGGTCAGTGCCACCCGTCAGTCAGATCGGATAACTCTTCGGCacaacgccctcgcgcatCATCCGCATCGACCCCGAGAACGATGGCTAAGGAGATGCGCATGAAGGACCTCTCCGTGGGCGAGCtcttcggcgtcgagggcaaGACCgtgctcgtcaccggcggcgcg containing:
- a CDS encoding predicted protein, producing the protein MSQMSRSALLLRLASRSAAAPRAPLHGYAPRGQQPWTRLGTQHAQDAASSALRGGAAGMTTSAAGFAASAAGANAGASPGAGARSLLGYALLVSPSAVCAFLCKWQLDRYEWKRGELDAREAALSAPDLTMRDIAAMVDAGVEPDEYARVLVEGELETGRTIKIRPRVRSVHGTPVPGSVVLTACKPRRGKGRTIIVNRGWAPEHWVEPKGGTCLKTSGVVRRSETPGAFTPANDPAAGAWHWIDRAAVCAAMSLPPDTQMVQLVHDGGRTT